The following proteins come from a genomic window of Borreliella valaisiana VS116:
- a CDS encoding DUF228 domain-containing protein has product MVDTTQVVKDYIDKKSKLEKFVKNQQQYANLLNNSIEFKDKNIKFLTPMGTRTSRLDKLENHPFLGYPYKCGVKRVIQGEKENEIHYEPYVEAGGGEDLYGICIDIDDFSKTATIVPITNNFEGYLVAKDSTPKAKDKLIFNKNGVLEKAPETPANKGTIHAIALSDANKINDDVYLVKVVVFGNKAIGQN; this is encoded by the coding sequence GTGGTAGATACAACACAAGTAGTAAAAGATTACATTGACAAAAAAAGTAAGCTGGAAAAGTTTGTGAAAAATCAACAGCAGTACGCTAATTTGCTTAACAATTCAATTGAATTTAAAGACAAAAACATAAAATTTTTAACCCCTATGGGCACTAGAACCAGTAGACTTGATAAATTGGAAAATCATCCATTTTTAGGATATCCATACAAGTGCGGAGTTAAAAGGGTTATTCAAGGGGAAAAAGAAAATGAAATTCATTATGAGCCTTATGTTGAAGCTGGGGGTGGTGAAGACTTATATGGAATATGCATTGATATAGATGATTTTAGCAAAACAGCTACTATTGTTCCAATTACTAATAATTTTGAGGGGTATTTGGTAGCAAAAGATTCTACGCCTAAAGCAAAAGACAAGCTTATTTTCAATAAGAACGGTGTTCTTGAAAAAGCACCCGAAACACCAGCAAATAAGGGAACTATTCATGCAATAGCATTATCTGATGCAAATAAAATTAATGATGATGTTTATTTGGTAAAAGTAGTAGTATTTGGCAATAAAGCCATAGGTCAAAATTAA
- a CDS encoding DUF3890 domain-containing protein yields the protein MSEQKDLQTQFQNEEELLVTKLHSEVLLLLGIDQFALSRQNFLLHLSLLNTILVTSGIDASSLTYEQIFLLTFYHMGCQLRKQGVVREFEFERIKKEKFNELELDYYPSGNGGIEGGGESCSSNKNFCLQFDAFLEKLKRETLTPSCLGVV from the coding sequence ATGAGCGAACAAAAAGACTTGCAAACACAATTTCAGAATGAAGAAGAACTTTTAGTAACAAAACTTCATTCTGAAGTCCTATTGTTATTAGGAATAGACCAGTTTGCATTAAGCAGGCAAAATTTCCTACTTCATTTATCCTTGCTTAATACAATTCTAGTAACAAGTGGTATTGATGCGAGTTCACTTACATATGAACAAATATTTTTACTCACCTTTTATCATATGGGTTGTCAATTAAGAAAACAAGGGGTTGTTCGTGAATTTGAATTTGAAAGAATAAAAAAAGAGAAATTCAATGAACTTGAACTTGATTATTATCCTAGTGGTAATGGGGGAATTGAAGGTGGTGGAGAAAGTTGTAGCTCAAACAAAAACTTTTGCTTACAATTTGATGCATTTTTAGAAAAACTAAAAAGAGAAACCTTAACACCATCATGTTTAGGAGTTGTCTAG
- a CDS encoding DUF1506 family protein → MNSVRKRLANMSVRMINAFKDSETLRFYKGNIIKLENDDSYQQIFDKNEYTEFIGVIIDIKPRELTMLYDSNISDIQGYSKLYTYQNLNYELKDRISISDSVYFEIFSIDTSIGYFTLVLKEFIWT, encoded by the coding sequence GTGAATAGTGTTAGGAAAAGACTAGCAAATATGTCTGTACGTATGATTAACGCCTTTAAGGATTCTGAAACTCTAAGATTTTATAAAGGAAACATTATAAAGCTTGAAAATGACGACTCTTATCAACAAATATTTGACAAGAATGAGTACACTGAATTTATTGGCGTTATTATTGACATAAAGCCAAGAGAACTTACAATGCTTTATGACTCCAATATATCTGATATTCAAGGGTATTCTAAACTTTACACATATCAAAATCTCAACTATGAACTAAAAGATAGAATATCAATTTCAGATTCAGTTTACTTTGAAATATTTAGCATTGACACCTCAATTGGCTACTTTACTTTAGTTTTAAAGGAATTTATATGGACATAG
- a CDS encoding DUF764 family protein, translating to MILNLDTILSYLLKIFQGFKIYATENNFECDIINTYNHPYLSKITTASPNIIALKFDSTKHLFDHNSKTGAFYENALEFSIDFQVYIIVVVLNSKDFEANSRMLILYAMLSEFLHNRTHKYTLASPYQPAYVNKINFYIYPISNMQTVGLINLGTKYSNHAYSSSVAFTANVKITEILKEKYEIAARYN from the coding sequence ATGATTTTGAATTTAGATACAATCTTAAGCTATTTACTTAAAATATTTCAAGGATTTAAGATCTATGCAACTGAAAATAATTTTGAATGTGATATCATAAATACTTACAATCACCCCTATCTTTCAAAAATTACAACTGCTAGCCCTAATATAATAGCATTGAAATTTGATAGTACAAAACATCTATTTGATCATAATTCTAAAACTGGTGCATTTTATGAAAATGCTTTGGAATTTAGCATAGATTTTCAAGTATATATTATTGTAGTAGTGTTAAATTCTAAAGATTTTGAAGCTAATTCAAGAATGCTAATACTTTATGCTATGCTTAGCGAATTCCTACACAATAGAACCCATAAGTATACTCTAGCAAGTCCATATCAACCCGCATATGTAAATAAAATTAACTTTTACATTTATCCAATATCTAATATGCAAACAGTTGGATTGATTAATTTAGGTACAAAATATAGCAACCATGCATACAGTTCTTCTGTAGCATTCACTGCTAATGTAAAAATAACTGAAATTTTAAAGGAGAAATACGAAATTGCCGCAAGATACAATTAA
- a CDS encoding DUF787 family protein: MPQDTINVSLVTSRIQASKPNYYNPLLVYKAAKIKVNKDNDDCKILSLTVNNYEQQIETLEKDTGDSNNQFEKEKTLLKTAMTDFFNSSEESLKSAMLFIYKDKPEKLKDYLKAHRHSFVVLINTQNDNLDDDGLTIYKEDYNKFKMHSTFFVFSTKEDSIKGIFNNGKSNADKARNIVIYSNNRDNLHLKFVSVYLHQASISHSVNPYGIPLAAVPLIDDTLITKLRTANINFYSLLNETGLDGINAFKEGVDLAGNSIDELFTYHYIKNEAIIELIRIWNKNNRQNSKLSELQLSGTRDNAYTSAIECLLKKFIDRGLIIEYKNLKLILSPTSILKLELSVNITYNFSINSVALVITSQDIVDYQNSLSA; encoded by the coding sequence TTGCCGCAAGATACAATTAATGTAAGTTTGGTTACTTCTAGAATTCAAGCTAGCAAGCCCAATTATTATAATCCACTTTTGGTTTATAAAGCAGCCAAAATAAAAGTTAATAAAGATAATGATGATTGTAAAATATTGAGCTTGACTGTTAATAACTATGAACAACAAATTGAAACTTTAGAAAAAGATACTGGGGATAGTAACAATCAGTTTGAAAAAGAAAAAACACTACTAAAAACCGCAATGACTGATTTTTTCAATTCAAGCGAAGAGTCGTTAAAATCAGCTATGCTTTTTATCTATAAGGATAAGCCCGAAAAACTAAAAGATTACCTTAAAGCACATAGACACTCTTTTGTTGTGCTTATTAACACTCAAAATGACAATTTAGACGATGATGGACTAACTATTTATAAAGAAGACTATAATAAGTTCAAAATGCACTCAACTTTTTTTGTATTCTCAACTAAAGAAGATTCAATAAAAGGAATTTTCAATAATGGTAAAAGCAATGCTGATAAAGCAAGAAATATTGTTATTTATAGTAACAATAGAGATAATTTACACCTAAAATTTGTAAGCGTGTATTTACATCAAGCTAGCATTTCCCATTCTGTTAATCCTTATGGTATACCATTGGCCGCTGTACCACTTATTGATGATACTTTAATTACAAAATTAAGAACCGCAAATATCAACTTTTACTCACTTCTTAATGAAACTGGTCTTGATGGCATAAATGCTTTTAAAGAAGGGGTTGATCTAGCTGGAAATTCCATAGATGAGCTTTTCACTTATCATTATATAAAAAACGAGGCCATTATTGAGCTTATTCGAATTTGGAACAAAAACAATAGACAAAACAGTAAATTATCTGAACTGCAACTTAGTGGGACTAGGGACAATGCGTATACTTCTGCAATTGAATGCCTACTTAAAAAGTTTATTGATAGGGGATTGATTATAGAGTATAAAAACTTAAAGCTTATACTATCCCCAACTTCAATTCTAAAATTGGAACTTAGCGTGAATATTACTTACAACTTTAGTATTAATTCTGTTGCTTTAGTAATTACTTCTCAAGATATAGTTGATTATCAAAATAGTTTAAGTGCTTAA
- a CDS encoding DUF1463 family protein, whose amino-acid sequence MQFYDLREVYFSIDGRQLHSGKLELTSEPTTRAVFSTEDRGTPVISLRDPKTITYIFNIEVTLGSYDYILLTELSDNQFYNMNVSKYDKMLDLVFNDRIATKIITNYAIFTEEPSRSYSAEAEKVTFEIRAINCQKTRPKEH is encoded by the coding sequence ATGCAATTTTATGATTTAAGAGAAGTTTACTTTTCAATCGATGGTAGACAACTGCATAGTGGTAAGTTAGAGCTTACAAGCGAGCCCACAACTAGAGCAGTATTTAGCACTGAAGATAGGGGAACGCCCGTAATAAGCTTAAGAGACCCCAAAACAATAACTTATATTTTTAACATTGAAGTTACTTTGGGTAGTTATGACTATATTCTGTTAACTGAACTTTCGGACAATCAGTTTTATAACATGAATGTTAGCAAATATGATAAAATGCTTGATTTAGTATTCAATGATAGAATTGCTACCAAAATTATTACTAACTATGCAATTTTTACTGAAGAACCATCAAGAAGTTATTCAGCTGAAGCTGAAAAAGTGACTTTTGAAATTAGAGCTATTAATTGCCAAAAAACTCGCCCAAAAGAACACTAA
- a CDS encoding DUF1473 family protein, whose amino-acid sequence MIMRYKMKILTKNKTYEYPLRVLPVYEWDKVLGFNQNDAISKLNEVKYLREITSLMISSKFLDEFYAILDANREFISYYKDYLVAIIYTAQFNTFHMDNDLKKPALVYLSEYENNVGDFITFEYINDNFDYAKVTALLTPNFNELDTSQC is encoded by the coding sequence ATGATAATGCGCTACAAAATGAAAATTTTGACTAAAAACAAAACCTATGAATATCCACTAAGAGTATTGCCGGTGTATGAATGGGATAAGGTATTGGGATTCAATCAAAATGACGCTATTTCTAAACTTAACGAAGTAAAATACCTAAGAGAAATTACAAGCTTAATGATAAGCTCAAAATTTTTAGATGAATTCTATGCGATTCTAGATGCGAATAGAGAATTCATTTCTTATTATAAGGACTATCTTGTTGCTATTATTTACACCGCGCAATTCAATACTTTTCACATGGACAATGATCTAAAAAAACCTGCTTTAGTATATCTGAGTGAATATGAAAACAATGTTGGAGATTTTATTACTTTTGAGTATATTAATGATAATTTTGATTATGCAAAAGTAACAGCTTTACTTACACCTAATTTCAATGAGCTGGACACTAGTCAATGCTAA
- a CDS encoding DUF1322 family protein produces MLKHRNRDIDKAIENLNDSRKKYFKLVEEIKNNKYYFPIIMNICSYNEVKKLPYDELIEVNQIANLKLEKELFELILSK; encoded by the coding sequence ATGCTAAAGCACAGAAATAGAGATATTGATAAAGCTATTGAAAATCTTAATGATAGCAGAAAAAAGTATTTTAAGTTGGTTGAGGAGATAAAAAACAATAAATATTATTTCCCAATAATTATGAATATTTGCTCGTACAACGAAGTTAAGAAATTGCCTTATGACGAACTTATTGAAGTCAATCAAATTGCCAATTTAAAATTAGAAAAAGAATTGTTTGAATTAATTTTGAGCAAATGA
- a CDS encoding DUF759 family protein produces the protein MSDKFTIKFKGVLDHAATKKAIEQDITKMEKYLKPKKSNFGSTKDIVKSNLLDKKEELSRQSKFESLRERVEKYRLTETKKLIKQGMSFEKARKEAFKRSLMADRDKRQLEYKKLTKESKAKSKMSSSSQEKGFVAKIAIGSTIGNVLSNVIGKVSSGALGFAKNSVEETTKTNKMKLLNNAVFTKKERNELFGAIGHMKGFERSLEKEDFLRKASTLKSSLVELGFEDTNSLKKAVEFAAKLKASDAATSNDDAITAVDELLRGSGDSLFELMKQFNGIGKDYLETKKLNWQLDSQTNLESRITMLHKMLNDLNSLNIMQASDAYDSLQSNVATAEETLAKLTTSVLNPLLNAINTTAKYFTDFNVETHIVNPLIRGMKDIFAFLNPSKLFQNIANEVVNKVNNTLSNIIGNDNKNGGPSQDNNISGP, from the coding sequence ATGAGCGACAAATTCACCATTAAATTTAAGGGCGTTCTTGATCATGCAGCAACAAAAAAGGCTATTGAACAAGATATTACCAAAATGGAGAAATATCTTAAGCCTAAAAAATCAAATTTTGGTAGTACTAAAGATATTGTTAAAAGTAATTTATTAGATAAGAAAGAAGAACTAAGTAGACAATCTAAATTTGAAAGTTTAAGAGAGCGTGTTGAGAAATATAGACTTACAGAAACTAAAAAGCTTATAAAGCAAGGTATGAGTTTTGAAAAAGCTAGAAAAGAGGCGTTCAAAAGATCATTAATGGCTGATAGAGACAAAAGGCAACTAGAATATAAAAAGCTTACAAAAGAATCAAAAGCAAAAAGTAAAATGTCATCGAGTTCTCAAGAAAAAGGATTCGTTGCCAAAATTGCTATAGGTAGCACCATTGGAAATGTTCTTAGCAACGTTATTGGCAAAGTTTCGAGTGGAGCTTTAGGATTTGCTAAAAATTCAGTTGAAGAGACCACTAAAACAAACAAAATGAAACTTCTTAATAATGCAGTTTTTACAAAAAAGGAGCGCAATGAGCTTTTTGGGGCTATTGGGCATATGAAAGGTTTTGAACGCAGCCTAGAAAAAGAAGATTTTTTACGCAAGGCAAGCACATTAAAAAGCTCCCTAGTGGAATTAGGTTTTGAAGACACAAATAGTTTAAAAAAAGCCGTAGAGTTTGCAGCTAAGCTTAAAGCTAGTGACGCTGCAACTAGTAACGATGACGCTATTACTGCTGTTGATGAATTACTTAGGGGAAGTGGAGACTCTCTTTTTGAGTTAATGAAACAATTCAACGGAATAGGTAAAGACTATTTAGAAACGAAGAAATTAAATTGGCAACTAGATTCTCAAACAAATTTAGAATCTAGAATAACTATGCTTCATAAAATGTTAAACGATTTAAATTCTTTAAATATTATGCAGGCTTCTGACGCTTATGATAGTCTTCAAAGCAATGTGGCTACAGCTGAAGAAACTCTTGCAAAATTGACCACTTCTGTTTTAAACCCACTGCTTAACGCTATTAACACCACTGCTAAATACTTCACTGATTTTAATGTAGAGACACACATAGTGAATCCTTTAATTCGGGGAATGAAAGATATTTTTGCATTTCTTAATCCCTCAAAGTTATTTCAAAATATAGCAAATGAAGTAGTTAATAAGGTGAACAATACATTGAGTAACATAATTGGAAATGACAATAAAAACGGCGGCCCTTCACAAGATAATAATATAAGTGGCCCATGA